One genomic window of Salvia miltiorrhiza cultivar Shanhuang (shh) chromosome 4, IMPLAD_Smil_shh, whole genome shotgun sequence includes the following:
- the LOC131023475 gene encoding uncharacterized protein LOC131023475 — protein sequence MQVASSYRFDPPPPRPTKKRAVVRRDREGGGERLHRDYFAVEPVYGPQFFRRRFRMSREFFLRIVNALEVDPYFQQRQDAVGRLSFSPIQKCTAAVRQLAYGTSADCCDEYLRIGESTALECLKKFCKAAVRIFGGTYLRRPTTADVQRIAAMHEARHGFPRMLGSLDCMHWGWKNWPVAWHGAYTRGDQGEPTIILEAVASQDLWIWHAFFGVAGSNNDINVLHQSTLFNDVLVGHEVAVHFLANNSHHTRGYYLTDDIYPDWPVFVKSFQFPNDEKKRRFKEMQEAARKDVERAFGVLQARWGGNASNFDGDDGEGPSSTPQTQFNSGAPPEFAAYLARNASLKDARLHARLRDDLVEHI from the exons ATGCAAGTGGCAAGTTCATATCGGTTCGATCCACCTCCACCACGCCCGACGAAAAAGCGGGCAGTGGTTCGTCGTGACCGTGAAGGTGGTGGCGAGCGCCTCCATCGCGATTATTTTGCCGTCGAGCCTGTTTATGGGCCACAATTCTTTCGCCGTCGATTTCGCATGAGCCGGGAGTTCTTTCTACGCATTGTCAATGCGCTGGAAGTCGATCCTTACTTCCAACAACGTCAGGATGCTGTTGGCCGCTTAAGCTTCTCCCCGATCCAGAAGTGCACTGCCGCTGTTCGACAATTGGCATACGGAACTTCTGCTGATTGTTGTGACGAATATCTCCGTATAGGAGAGTCGACGGCGTTGGAATGCTTGAAGAAATTCTGCAAGGCCGCCGTTCGTATCTTTGGCGGCACGTATTTGAGGCGGCCAACAACTGCCGATGTGCAACGCATCGCTGCAATGCACGAAGCCCGCCATGGGTTCCCGAGAATGTTGGGGAGcctagactgcatgcattggggaTGGAAGAATTGGCCCGTGGCTTGGCATGGCGCCTACACTCGAGGGGATCAAGGCGAGCCAACAATTATATTAGAGGCCGTTGCTTCACAAGATTTGTGGATCTGGCATGCATTCTTTGGAGTCGCTGGGtccaacaacgacatcaacgtgctcCACCAGTCCACGCTATTCAACGATGTTTTAGTGGGGCATGAAGTGGCTGTGCACTTCCTCGCCAACAATTCTCACCACACTCGAGGATACTACTTAACAGACGACATCTATCCGGACTGGCCGGTGTTCGTGAAGAGCTTTCAGTTTCCGAACGATGAGAAGAAGCGGAGGTTCAAGGAGATGCAAGAAGCTGCAAGGAAGGATGTGGAACGAGCTTTCGGTGTTCTTCAGGCTCGGTGGG GTGGAAATGCAAGTAATTTTGACGGTGACGACGGCGAGGGACCGAGTTCTACTCCTCAAACACAATTCAATTCCGGAGCACCACCGGAGTTCGCCGCCTATTTGGCACGGAATGCAAGCTTGAAGGATGCACGATTGCATGCTCGCCTCCGCGACGATTTGGTTGAGCATATATGA